TCTCGCTCACATTATCCTGTTCGGAGTGTTTGCCTCCTTCTCGCTGCTCGGAATGCGCTTGCTGGACCGCCGCAACAAACGGCTACTCGGCGCGGCGGAGTATAACGCACTGGCGATCGCCGTGCGTCAGGCGCCGCTTTTACAAAGCTTCGCCCGCGACCGGTTCGTTGTCAGAACCCTGGCCGGCGTCGCTCTGTTTGCCGTGCTTCTTGTCTTGCACCCGGCGGTGATCGGCGTTTCACCATTGGCGGTTTTCTGACGCGCTACAGTAGATTGAGCCAACGCATGCATTAGCGTTCGGCTTTTGATCTTCGCCGCCTCAGCAGCGCCGGAGCGAAGATCACCCCGAAACCGACAAACGCCGCCATCCAGGCAAAAGCCGCGACATGCAGCGCCAGCGTCTGGCTGTCAGTCGTGGCCGCCAGGATGCGGGCAACAGCTGCGACCAGCACCGATGCGAAGATGAAGACACCGGAGCGGCCCGCCTTCAGCGCCTGTCCGGTATGCCCCAGCGAAGACCGCACCATCATCGCCAAAGTCATCACGCCAACCGCGCCGACACTGAGCGCGTGCACGCCAGCCACTTGCGAAACATGGTCTGGCCAGAGAATGGCCGCTGCGATCAGGGCAAAGCCGACCGGCACGAAAAAGTAGCCCACATGTAGGATCCAGACCAGCGGATCACGCAGTGCGCGCTCGCCCGCCCAACGCCCCACCCGGAGCAATTGCAACAGGGCCGCAACCGCCATAGTTACCGCAGTCACCATCGATTCCGGCAACGCCGTCCAGAACCCAAGGGCCAGGACCCCGACGGCAATCGAGACAACGTCAAAACGCGTGAACGCTGCCGGTAAACGCCCCGGGTTTTCCCGCACCAGCCAGTTCCGGGTAAAGCTTGGGATCACCCGCCCGCCAATCAGCATGATCAGGCTGATTGCGGCCAGTGCCGCCAGCCGACGGCTGTAATCGGAAACGCCCTCAAAATGCGCTTCCAGGTGAAAGGCGATGTTGGCCAATGTCAGCACCAACAGCGGCAACAGCACTTTCAGATTTCGCCAGTTTGCGCCGGCAATGATTTCGCGGGCAATTACCATCGCCACGGCAATCAGAAACGACACGTCGATGGCCAGTGCCGACTGCCAGCCTATGTACGATGAAAATGTCACCGCCAGCCGTCCGGCCAGCCAGATCATCACCAGCACCAGCAAGCCGTTGCCCTGCAGCGGCATCCGTCCGGTCCAGTTCGGAACCGCGGTGAACAGGAACCCGGTGATAATCGCCGGCAGAAAACCGAAATAGAGTTCATGAACGTGCCAATCAGTTGGCGCAAACAGTGTCGACAGGCTCAACTCGCCATAGAACTGCGGTAGCCAGAGCAGAATCGACAGCCCCGAATAGAGCGCGCCGAACAGAAAAAACGGGCGAAAACCGTAGCTCAGAAGTGCCGGGCCGGCGTAGTCGCGGGTTCGAGGAATTGCCATGATCAGATCCACATTCATTAATTTCGCGCGCCGCCGCCTTTGGGTTGCGTTGGCGCGGCTATGTCCCTAACAGTTTTGCTCACAGGGTCTTTGCACTGTCGCAAATTGGAGAAAACCTTTGAGCCGTCTTGATCCTTCCCTCATTGCCGATCTGCCGCCTTTCGCGGGAATGGATCGCCAATCTCTGGAGGGCATGCTCGCCAAGGCGGTCTCCGTCCGTCATCCGAAAGATTCGCATATTTTCCGGGAAGCCGAAAAGGCAAATTCGTTCTTTTTGCTTCTTGATGGATTTGTCCGCGTGGTCAAGGTGACTCCGGATGGCGAACAGGTCATCATCCGCTATATTGCCGCCGGCGAATTATTGGGAATTGCCAAGGCACTTGGCCGCGAAACCTATCCGGCGAACGCCGTGGCCGCAGCTGATTGCGTTCTGCTTTCATGGCGTTCCTCCATCTGGGATGCCATCGTTTCGACCCATCCGGGGTTTGCGACCAACACCTATTCGCTGGTCGGGGAACGGCTTGTCGGCACCCAGGACCGTGTTGTCGAGCTTGCCACCGAACGGGTCGAACAAAGGGTTGCCAACGCGGTTCTCAATCTCGCCAGGCAAACCGGACGCAAGACCGAGGATGGGATCCTGATCGACTTCCTGATTTCCCGCCAGGACATTTCCGAGATGACCGGGACGACGCTTCATACCGTTTCCCGCCTGCTCAGCAGCTGGGAAACCAAGGGATGGATCAAGAGTGGGCGCCAGCGGATCACCATCATTGAGGGACACGAGTTGATGATGCTGGCCACCGCGCGCAGTTAAGGCGGCTCAGCCCTTGTCGTCGGGCGCGATTGCGGAGTTGAGCATATCGAGCAATGGTTCGGCATCGCGCGAATGTTCGTGCGCCGCATCACCAACGCTGTGAAACGAACTCAGCACGCACCCGACGCAATGCATCTTCAGTGCCAGCAACACGGCAATTGTCTGCGGATAGTGGCTCATCACCACATCCATCGACATATCGATTGTTATCTCCTGCTTGCCCATCAAGGTTCCCAAAACGCTGCAATGCTAGACTAGCAGGCTTGGCAGACCCCAGTTTGATCCATCGCAATGAACTTCGAAATGGCGCTACCTTGCGCACCAGGAGGCGGGTGGCTCCGTGCACAATATAGGGCTCAGGCTCCTGATTTGAGCTCCTGCGCGGCCGTTAGGGTTAACTTTTCATTGCGTTTGCTTACCAGCAGGAACAGTGCATTTTCTAAGCGTCCTCCATAGGAGCGCCCGGCATGAAGCTGATAGCAATAACCAAAAGACTGATCCTCAATCCCGTGGCCGCGGTTGCTGCCCTGGTAATATGCACGGCGTTTCTCTATTTGCTCGAACGGGCAATCAACCACATGCCGTTCGTCATACTTTCTGTCCTGGGCATGGCGACCGTGATCTTCCTGCTCAGCCGCAAGGCCTATTTCTCAATCTACACAGCGCTTACGCTCACGACACTGATTTCCGTCGCCTCGGTGCTCAAATATCGCACCAAGGGTTTTGATCTTCATGCCTACGATGTGATCTTCACCGGAACCGACCCCAAGGCGTTTGCCTTTCTGCTCGATGAATTCACCATTTACATCGTCCCGTTTGCCGGGTTGATGCTGTGCGCAGTACTGGCGCTCGCGCTGGTCTTCATCTGGGATCGCAAGAGCCGGATAACGGCGCCATGGCGAGCCGGGTTGATGGCGGCCACCTTCGCGCTGATCCCGGTGAGTTATCCGCTCAAGGCCGACGAACCGCGATATTTCCATTATCTCGGCGGTTTCAACGCCTCTGCCTTTTTTGTCTCGTTCCTCGACATCAAGGACGCCGCTCTCGGTCGCGGCATCGGCGAAAAATTTGCCAAAATGCCGGCTGCCGAACCCTTTGCTGCACCTGAGGCCTGCGGAGCAACGGGGCCAAAGCCGGATCTTTTTGTGGTTCTCAGCGAAAGCCAGAGCGACCTCAGCCGGCTGAACGAGTTCGGAATTGACCAGCATTTTTCAAAGCAGTTCAAATCCGCCGACGGCAACTCCCACGGACTACGGGTCGAAACCTTTGGTGGTGGAACCTGGATCTCCAATTTCTCGTTTCTGACCGGGCTGTCCAGCCTCGATTTCGGCTGGCAGGCGCCGTATCTGACAACGGCGATGGAGGGCCGGATCAATTATTCGCTCGCCACAGAACTCAAGCGCTGCGGTTACCGGACGGCCGTGCTGATGCCGATGAAGTTCACCTTCGTCAATGAAGGCCCGTTTCTGAAATCGATCGGCGTTGACGAAGTCCTCGACTTTGATCGCATTGGCGCCAGCGAATATGCCCACCATGACAGGTTCTATTACGAGGCCGCCCGGGCATTTATCGAGGAGCATCGCAAGACCGACGGCAGGCCGCTGTTTCTCCAGGTCCAGACCATGTTTGCGCATTCGCCCTACTCTGCCCAGCTGGCCGCCTCCTCCCCAGCCGACGATATCGAAACCGGCAACGCCGAACTGGACGAGTACATCCGGCGGGTTGACCAGGCACAACAGGATTTCCGCTGGTTTCTCGGCCA
This DNA window, taken from Hoeflea algicola, encodes the following:
- a CDS encoding NnrS family protein — its product is MAIPRTRDYAGPALLSYGFRPFFLFGALYSGLSILLWLPQFYGELSLSTLFAPTDWHVHELYFGFLPAIITGFLFTAVPNWTGRMPLQGNGLLVLVMIWLAGRLAVTFSSYIGWQSALAIDVSFLIAVAMVIAREIIAGANWRNLKVLLPLLVLTLANIAFHLEAHFEGVSDYSRRLAALAAISLIMLIGGRVIPSFTRNWLVRENPGRLPAAFTRFDVVSIAVGVLALGFWTALPESMVTAVTMAVAALLQLLRVGRWAGERALRDPLVWILHVGYFFVPVGFALIAAAILWPDHVSQVAGVHALSVGAVGVMTLAMMVRSSLGHTGQALKAGRSGVFIFASVLVAAVARILAATTDSQTLALHVAAFAWMAAFVGFGVIFAPALLRRRRSKAER
- a CDS encoding Crp/Fnr family transcriptional regulator, with the translated sequence MSRLDPSLIADLPPFAGMDRQSLEGMLAKAVSVRHPKDSHIFREAEKANSFFLLLDGFVRVVKVTPDGEQVIIRYIAAGELLGIAKALGRETYPANAVAAADCVLLSWRSSIWDAIVSTHPGFATNTYSLVGERLVGTQDRVVELATERVEQRVANAVLNLARQTGRKTEDGILIDFLISRQDISEMTGTTLHTVSRLLSSWETKGWIKSGRQRITIIEGHELMMLATARS
- a CDS encoding DUF1858 domain-containing protein is translated as MGKQEITIDMSMDVVMSHYPQTIAVLLALKMHCVGCVLSSFHSVGDAAHEHSRDAEPLLDMLNSAIAPDDKG
- a CDS encoding sulfatase-like hydrolase/transferase, with the protein product MKLIAITKRLILNPVAAVAALVICTAFLYLLERAINHMPFVILSVLGMATVIFLLSRKAYFSIYTALTLTTLISVASVLKYRTKGFDLHAYDVIFTGTDPKAFAFLLDEFTIYIVPFAGLMLCAVLALALVFIWDRKSRITAPWRAGLMAATFALIPVSYPLKADEPRYFHYLGGFNASAFFVSFLDIKDAALGRGIGEKFAKMPAAEPFAAPEACGATGPKPDLFVVLSESQSDLSRLNEFGIDQHFSKQFKSADGNSHGLRVETFGGGTWISNFSFLTGLSSLDFGWQAPYLTTAMEGRINYSLATELKRCGYRTAVLMPMKFTFVNEGPFLKSIGVDEVLDFDRIGASEYAHHDRFYYEAARAFIEEHRKTDGRPLFLQVQTMFAHSPYSAQLAASSPADDIETGNAELDEYIRRVDQAQQDFRWFLGQTEADSKRHPSIVLEFGDHQSFATRDVITQQFPDFAIDNLTSSAYQSFFTVHGYGVDVDMRPFQFANLDIGYLGVSLLEAAGLEESPMYANLGALRDRCEGRLFYCPDRTAVDQHLNRRIASGYLVVE